The following proteins are encoded in a genomic region of Bufo bufo chromosome 11, aBufBuf1.1, whole genome shotgun sequence:
- the LOC120981489 gene encoding olfactory receptor 6N1-like, with translation MTVNTTVFELTMIGFSKVGHFWPLFFFFLLMIYFLTISGNVSISILILADRHLHTPMYLFISMLSFLEIFYTTVTIPFMLTCLWRGQVQILFNHCVLQMYLLHSLGITQNYLLNVMAYDRMVAICNPLRYHTIMTPKRCTILLSSCCLLGFTSPIVHLLSVLQLPFCGPNTINHVFCDLAPLLKMACTDIHFTFILNFLISLCIISSTFFFIIVTYIKIIFTILRMSSTDGRQKAFSTCASHLTMVLLFYGSLAFIYIRPKVEYTQEYDKLVAINYSVIIPFLNPIIYSFRNKEIKRTFKKLLKRFNTIFMPPIKLL, from the coding sequence ATGACTGTTAATAcaactgtatttgaattaacaatGATAGGTTTTTCTAAGGTGGGCCATTTTTGGCCTTTGTTCTTCTTTTTCTTGTTAATGATTTATTTTCTTACCATTTCTGGAAATGTGTCCATATCAATATTAATTCTGGCTGATAGACATCTCCACACACCAATGTATCTGTTCATCTCTATGTTGTCCTTCCTTGAAATATTTTACACCACTGTCACCATTCCTTTTATGCTAACGTGCCTGTGGAGGGGCCAGGTACAAATCCTGTTCAATCATTGTGTGCTACAAATGTACCTTTTGCACTCGTTGGGCATTACACAGAACTATTTGCTGAATGTCATGGCTTATGATCGTATGGTAGCTATCTGCAACCCACTTCGGTATCACACCATAATGACTCCTAAGCGTTGCACAATTTTGCTTTCCAGTTGTTGTCTTCTTGGGTTCACAAGTCCTATCGTCCATCTTCTATCAGTCTTACAGTTGCCCTTCTGTGGTCCTAACACAATCAACCATGTATTTTGTGATTTAGCTCCGCTTTTGAAGATGGCTTGTACAGATATTCATTTCACCTTCATCCTGAACTTCTTGATTAGTCTCTGTATTATAAGTTCCACCTTTTTCTTTATTATTGTCACATACATAAAGATAATATTCACTATTCTGAGGATGAGCTCGACGGATGGACGTCAGAAGGCCTTTTCTACATGTGCTTCTCATCTTACCATGGTTCTTCTCTTCTATGGCAGTCTAGCTTTTATTTATATCAGGCCCAAAGTAGAATATACCCAAGAGTATGATAAATTAGTGGCAATAAATTATTCTGTGATCATCCCGTTCTTGAACCCCATAATCTACAGTTTCCGAAACAAAGAAATTAAACGCACCTTTAAAAAGCTTCTGAAAAGATTTAATACGATATTTATGCCTCCAATAAAACTGCTATAA